A region from the Halosolutus gelatinilyticus genome encodes:
- a CDS encoding zinc ribbon domain-containing protein, which produces MTDRRRLNDRSSNRLLRTAIEGVLKRRNRTIVDECRHCGTSVSSPEHTCPTCGSDEIVRYTI; this is translated from the coding sequence ATGACCGATCGACGTCGACTGAACGACCGGTCGTCGAACCGACTGCTACGGACCGCAATCGAGGGCGTGCTCAAGCGCAGGAACCGAACGATCGTCGACGAGTGCCGACACTGCGGGACGTCGGTTTCCTCGCCGGAGCATACGTGTCCGACCTGCGGCTCGGACGAGATCGTCCGGTACACGATCTAG
- a CDS encoding Gfo/Idh/MocA family protein gives MTLDRSDIRAGIVGLGNIGQYHAERLLDLDVSLVGGMDVAAEARTRFARRYDVDVYEDHTELYDTVDAIIITTPNKFHEEYAVDAFERDLHVLLEKPLAHSIESARRIADAAGDSDGVCMVGFNNRFANTVQIVKNRIVQGELGAVSHIEANYVRRRGIPGRGSWFTRQQIAGGGALIDLGVHAIDLALYLLGYPPVAEVTGVARGEFGSRKEYAYLDMWGNDAGPAGFDVDDSASAFIRCAEDCTISLEVAWATNRPANHEFVVRGTESAARFDLLEGDLSVHSASTIGPDHLEDTSIETRQNDTHTAEQRAFFDAIVEGTELEESINRALQVQRIIDAIYRSSEAGQTISIER, from the coding sequence ATGACACTCGATCGATCCGACATCAGAGCCGGTATCGTTGGCCTCGGAAACATCGGCCAGTACCACGCCGAACGCCTCCTCGACCTCGACGTGTCGTTGGTCGGTGGGATGGACGTCGCCGCCGAAGCACGGACGCGATTCGCCCGCCGATACGACGTCGACGTCTACGAGGATCACACCGAATTGTACGACACCGTCGACGCAATCATCATCACGACGCCCAACAAGTTCCACGAAGAGTACGCCGTCGATGCGTTCGAGCGCGATCTCCACGTGCTCCTCGAGAAACCGCTCGCGCACTCGATCGAGAGCGCCAGGCGAATCGCCGACGCTGCGGGCGACAGCGACGGCGTCTGTATGGTGGGATTCAACAACCGCTTCGCCAACACGGTCCAAATCGTCAAAAATCGAATCGTCCAGGGCGAACTGGGTGCCGTCTCGCACATCGAGGCCAACTACGTCCGTCGTCGGGGGATCCCCGGCCGCGGATCGTGGTTCACGCGACAGCAGATCGCCGGCGGCGGTGCGCTCATCGATCTCGGCGTCCACGCGATCGATCTCGCTCTCTACCTGCTCGGCTATCCGCCGGTGGCGGAAGTAACCGGCGTCGCCCGCGGCGAATTCGGCTCTCGGAAGGAGTACGCTTACCTCGATATGTGGGGCAACGACGCGGGACCCGCCGGCTTCGACGTGGACGACTCCGCGAGCGCGTTCATCCGCTGTGCGGAAGACTGTACGATCTCGCTGGAGGTCGCGTGGGCGACCAACCGGCCGGCCAACCACGAGTTCGTCGTTCGGGGAACGGAGTCGGCCGCCCGGTTCGACCTGCTCGAGGGCGACCTGTCGGTCCACTCCGCGAGCACGATCGGTCCCGACCACCTCGAGGACACGTCCATCGAAACCCGGCAAAACGACACTCACACGGCCGAGCAGCGCGCGTTCTTCGACGCGATCGTCGAGGGAACGGAGCTCGAAGAGAGCATCAATCGTGCGCTACAGGTCCAGCGGATCATCGACGCGATCTACCGGTCAAGCGAGGCCGGACAGACGATCTCGATCGAGCGGTAG